The Providencia sp. PROV188 genome includes a region encoding these proteins:
- the gppA gene encoding guanosine-5'-triphosphate,3'-diphosphate diphosphatase — MLKSSSLYAAIDLGSNSFHMLVVRETAGSIQIISRVKRKVRLAAGLDKDNVLSEQAMERGWQCLRLFSEHLQDIPNSQIRVVATATLRLAKNADVFIEKASQILGNPVKVIQGEEEARLIYQGVAHTTGGPEQRLVVDIGGGSTELVTGTGAKAQLLYSLEMGCVTWLERYFSDRTLTEENFAQAEAAAQHVIAPIADALKNHGWKICVGASGTVQAIQEIMIAQGMDELITLSKLQQLKHKAIQCHKLEELEIEGLTFERALVFPSGLSILIAIFKALNIENMTLAGGALREGLVYGMLELPIEQDIRARTLRNIQRRFLVDIEQATRVRQLAEHFYLQVVKEWELDSRCRDLLSSACALHEIGLSVDFRKGPEHASYLITHLDLPGFTPAQKRFLAVLLKNQQGQIDLASLSQQNALPIQQTYALCRLLRLAIIFASRRRDDTLPALRLNANGQDLTIALPYRWLEEHPLRAENLQQEVQWQGYVNWQLALEERNSSN; from the coding sequence ATGCTGAAATCTTCTTCTCTGTATGCCGCTATCGATTTGGGTTCCAACAGCTTTCATATGCTGGTTGTTCGCGAGACCGCAGGTAGCATTCAGATTATTTCTCGGGTTAAACGGAAAGTTCGCCTGGCTGCGGGTTTAGATAAAGATAATGTTTTATCTGAGCAAGCCATGGAGCGAGGCTGGCAATGCCTGCGTCTCTTCTCAGAACATCTGCAAGATATTCCTAACTCGCAAATTCGAGTTGTGGCAACCGCGACATTGCGCCTTGCCAAAAATGCCGATGTTTTTATTGAGAAAGCCAGCCAGATCCTCGGAAATCCCGTGAAAGTGATCCAAGGAGAAGAAGAAGCTCGCTTGATTTATCAAGGCGTCGCCCATACAACCGGCGGTCCAGAGCAACGCTTAGTGGTTGACATCGGGGGCGGCAGCACCGAACTTGTCACCGGTACAGGCGCTAAAGCTCAGTTACTTTATAGCCTCGAAATGGGTTGTGTAACTTGGCTTGAACGCTACTTTAGCGACAGAACGCTAACAGAAGAAAACTTTGCTCAAGCCGAAGCAGCAGCTCAACACGTCATTGCACCTATCGCAGATGCCCTTAAAAATCACGGGTGGAAAATTTGTGTCGGCGCATCAGGCACTGTACAGGCGATTCAGGAAATTATGATTGCTCAAGGGATGGATGAACTCATCACCCTGAGTAAATTACAGCAACTGAAGCACAAAGCTATCCAGTGCCATAAATTGGAAGAGCTTGAAATCGAGGGTCTCACGTTTGAACGTGCCCTCGTTTTCCCGAGTGGCTTATCGATTCTGATCGCGATTTTCAAAGCACTGAATATCGAAAATATGACATTAGCCGGTGGCGCTCTTCGCGAAGGCTTAGTGTATGGCATGCTTGAACTGCCTATTGAGCAAGATATTCGCGCGCGCACGCTACGCAATATTCAGCGACGCTTCCTTGTGGATATTGAGCAAGCTACCCGCGTGCGTCAGCTTGCTGAACATTTCTACCTGCAAGTAGTCAAAGAGTGGGAATTAGATAGCCGCTGCCGTGATTTGTTATCCAGCGCTTGTGCATTACATGAAATTGGGCTGAGTGTTGATTTTCGCAAAGGTCCAGAGCACGCAAGCTATTTAATCACTCACCTTGATTTACCAGGCTTCACTCCCGCGCAAAAACGTTTTCTCGCTGTTCTTCTCAAGAACCAGCAAGGTCAAATCGATCTCGCTTCCCTGAGCCAACAAAATGCACTACCCATTCAGCAAACTTACGCATTATGCCGTTTATTACGACTAGCCATTATTTTCGCCAGCCGTAGACGTGATGATACATTACCAGCATTGCGCCTTAATGCTAATGGACAGGATTTAACCATCGCATTGCCGTACCGCTGGCTTGAGGAGCACCCTTTACGAGCTGAGAATTTACAGCAAGAGGTTCAGTGGCAAGGGTATGTGAATTGGCAATTGGCCTTAGAAGAGCGTAATAGCTCCAATTGA
- the rep gene encoding DNA helicase Rep, translating into MRLNPSQQQAVEYVDGPCLVLAGAGSGKTRVITNKIAHLIRHCGYQPRQIAAVTFTNKAAREMKERVGQTLGKKEARGLIISTFHTLGLEIIKREYKALGIKANFSLFDDQDQMALLKELTFDLLEEDKDLLQQLISAISNWKNDLISPQQVVGQARTEKEHHFAECYRRYELHLKSCNVLDFDDLISKPTLLLYHNEEVRERWQQKIRYLLVDEYQDTNTSQYQLVKLLVGSRARFTVVGDDDQSIYSWRGARPQNLVLLSQDFPKLNVIKLEQNYRSSGRILKAANILIANNPHVFEKKLFSELGFGAPLKVLTANNEDHEAERVIGELIAHHFINKTQYKDYAILYRGNHQSRIFEKMLMQNRIPYRISGGTSFFSRPEIKDLLAYLRVLTNPEDDSAFLRIVNTPRREIGPKTIQKLGEWANQRGKSLYHASFDLGLEQTLTGKGLEALQRFTHWMEGIVRISEREPLIAVRDLLREMDYESWLYETSASTKAAEMRMKNVNQLFTWMSEMIEGDELNDPMTLNQVVTRFTLRDMMERGEDDEDSDQVQLMTLHASKGLEFPYVFLVGMEEGLLPHQSSIDENNIDEERRLAYVGITRAQRELFFTHSRERRQYGELIRPELSRFLMELPQDDLVWEQQRKVVTAEERMQKGQSALADIKARLGLNKKTDQ; encoded by the coding sequence ATGCGATTAAATCCTAGCCAGCAACAGGCAGTTGAATATGTAGATGGTCCGTGCCTTGTTTTGGCCGGGGCAGGCTCGGGCAAAACACGGGTTATTACCAATAAAATTGCGCATTTGATCCGCCATTGTGGCTATCAACCTCGGCAAATTGCGGCGGTGACATTTACCAATAAAGCCGCGCGCGAAATGAAAGAGCGTGTGGGGCAAACATTAGGTAAAAAAGAAGCCCGTGGGTTAATTATTTCCACATTCCATACTTTGGGACTGGAAATTATCAAACGTGAATATAAGGCGCTAGGGATCAAAGCCAATTTTTCTTTGTTTGATGACCAAGACCAAATGGCATTACTGAAAGAACTCACGTTTGATTTGCTTGAAGAAGATAAAGATCTTCTCCAACAATTGATCTCTGCGATCTCAAATTGGAAAAACGATCTTATTTCTCCTCAGCAAGTGGTTGGGCAAGCGAGAACGGAAAAAGAGCATCATTTTGCTGAGTGCTATCGCCGCTATGAGCTGCATTTAAAAAGTTGTAATGTCTTGGATTTTGATGACTTAATCAGTAAACCAACATTGCTGCTGTATCATAATGAAGAAGTTAGGGAGCGCTGGCAGCAAAAAATCCGTTATTTGCTGGTGGATGAATACCAAGATACGAACACCAGCCAGTATCAGTTAGTGAAATTGCTGGTGGGTAGCCGTGCCCGCTTTACCGTCGTTGGCGATGATGATCAGTCTATTTACTCTTGGCGTGGCGCAAGACCGCAAAACTTAGTATTACTCAGCCAAGATTTTCCAAAGCTGAATGTGATTAAATTGGAGCAAAATTACCGCTCATCAGGTCGTATTTTAAAAGCCGCTAATATTTTGATTGCCAATAACCCCCATGTCTTCGAGAAAAAATTATTTTCTGAATTGGGCTTCGGGGCGCCATTAAAGGTGCTGACAGCAAATAATGAAGACCATGAAGCGGAACGCGTGATTGGTGAATTAATTGCTCACCACTTTATTAATAAAACCCAATATAAAGACTATGCAATTTTGTATCGCGGTAATCATCAGTCGCGTATTTTTGAAAAAATGCTGATGCAAAACCGCATTCCTTACCGAATTTCAGGTGGAACATCATTTTTCTCGCGTCCTGAAATTAAAGATCTTTTAGCTTATTTGCGGGTGCTGACTAACCCTGAAGATGACAGCGCTTTTTTGCGCATTGTGAATACGCCACGCCGAGAAATTGGCCCTAAAACTATCCAAAAATTGGGAGAATGGGCGAATCAACGAGGCAAAAGCTTATATCACGCCAGCTTTGATTTAGGTCTGGAACAGACTTTAACAGGGAAAGGGTTGGAAGCGTTGCAACGTTTCACTCATTGGATGGAAGGGATAGTCCGGATTTCGGAGCGTGAACCGTTGATAGCGGTACGGGATCTTTTACGGGAGATGGATTACGAAAGCTGGTTGTACGAAACCTCTGCCAGTACCAAAGCCGCCGAAATGCGAATGAAAAACGTCAATCAATTGTTTACATGGATGAGCGAAATGATTGAAGGGGATGAGCTGAATGACCCAATGACGCTCAATCAGGTTGTCACTCGTTTTACATTGCGCGATATGATGGAACGTGGGGAAGATGATGAAGATTCAGATCAGGTTCAGTTGATGACATTGCATGCATCTAAAGGTCTTGAATTTCCTTATGTTTTTTTAGTTGGAATGGAAGAGGGATTATTACCTCATCAAAGTAGTATCGATGAAAATAATATTGATGAAGAGCGCCGACTGGCTTACGTGGGTATTACGCGAGCACAGCGAGAGTTATTCTTTACTCATAGCCGTGAGCGTCGCCAATACGGTGAACTGATCCGCCCTGAACTGAGCCGCTTTTTGATGGAATTACCGCAAGATGATTTGGTGTGGGAGCAGCAACGAAAAGTAGTTACTGCTGAAGAGCGAATGCAAAAAGGGCAGTCTGCTTTAGCGGATATCAAGGCACGCTTAGGGTTAAATAAGAAAACCGATCAGTAG
- the ilvC gene encoding ketol-acid reductoisomerase, which yields MANYFNTLNLREQLAQLGKCRFMKREEFADEAGYLKGKKIVIVGCGAQGLNQGLNMRDSGLDIAYALRPEAINEKRASWRKATENGFKVGTYEELIPEADLVVNLTPDKQHSTVVRAVQPMMKQGAALGYSHGFNIVEVGEEIRKDITVVMVAPKCPGTEVREEYKRGFGVPTLIAVHPENDPKGEGMAIAKAWAAATGGHRAGVLESSFVAEVKSDLMGEQTILCGMLQAGALLSYDKMVADGVEPGYAGKLIQFGWETITEALKQGGITLMMDRLSNPAKIRAYALSEQLKTILAPLFQKHMDDIISGEFSSTMMADWANNDKNLLTWREETGKSSFENYPEFAGKIAEQEYFDHGVLLVAMVKAGVELAFDTMLEAGILEESAYYESLHELPLIANTIARKRLYEMNVVISDTAEYGNYLFSFAAVPMLKEFMTKLQAGDLAKPVADNGTDNAQLRDINEAIRNHPIEKIGKTLRGYMTDMKKISSAQ from the coding sequence ATGGCGAATTATTTTAATACATTGAATTTACGTGAGCAGTTAGCGCAATTAGGCAAATGTCGTTTCATGAAACGCGAAGAATTTGCGGATGAAGCTGGCTATCTGAAAGGTAAAAAAATCGTCATCGTCGGTTGTGGTGCTCAAGGTCTGAACCAAGGTTTGAACATGCGCGATTCTGGCTTAGATATCGCTTATGCGCTGCGTCCAGAAGCAATCAACGAGAAACGTGCATCATGGCGTAAGGCGACAGAAAACGGTTTCAAAGTTGGGACTTATGAAGAACTGATCCCTGAAGCAGATTTAGTTGTTAACTTAACGCCAGACAAACAACACTCCACTGTTGTTCGTGCTGTTCAGCCAATGATGAAACAAGGCGCTGCGCTGGGTTATTCTCATGGTTTTAACATCGTTGAAGTGGGTGAAGAAATCCGTAAAGACATCACGGTTGTGATGGTTGCACCAAAATGCCCAGGTACCGAAGTTCGTGAAGAATATAAGCGTGGTTTCGGTGTTCCAACATTGATCGCAGTTCATCCTGAAAATGACCCGAAAGGCGAGGGGATGGCAATTGCGAAAGCATGGGCTGCAGCGACTGGCGGCCATCGTGCGGGTGTTTTGGAGTCCTCTTTCGTTGCTGAAGTTAAGTCTGACTTAATGGGCGAGCAAACTATTCTGTGCGGTATGTTGCAAGCTGGTGCGTTACTGAGCTATGACAAAATGGTTGCTGATGGCGTAGAGCCAGGCTATGCAGGGAAATTAATTCAGTTTGGTTGGGAAACAATCACTGAGGCACTGAAGCAGGGCGGCATCACCCTGATGATGGATCGCTTATCTAACCCAGCGAAAATCCGTGCTTATGCATTATCAGAGCAACTGAAAACCATCTTAGCACCACTGTTCCAAAAACATATGGATGATATTATTTCTGGTGAGTTTTCATCAACAATGATGGCTGACTGGGCGAACAATGATAAAAACTTGCTGACATGGCGTGAAGAGACCGGTAAATCGTCTTTTGAAAATTACCCAGAGTTTGCGGGTAAAATTGCGGAACAAGAATATTTCGACCACGGTGTTCTGTTAGTTGCGATGGTTAAAGCGGGTGTTGAGTTAGCGTTCGATACCATGTTAGAAGCGGGTATCTTAGAAGAGTCAGCATACTATGAATCACTGCATGAGCTGCCACTGATTGCTAACACAATCGCACGTAAGCGTTTATATGAAATGAACGTCGTTATCTCTGATACTGCAGAGTACGGTAACTATCTGTTCTCATTTGCAGCAGTTCCAATGCTGAAAGAGTTTATGACCAAGTTACAAGCCGGTGATTTAGCGAAACCAGTTGCAGATAATGGTACCGATAACGCGCAATTACGTGATATTAACGAAGCTATCCGTAATCATCCTATCGAGAAGATCGGTAAGACTTTACGGGGGTATATGACGGATATGAAGAAGATTTCTAGCGCACAATAA
- the ilvY gene encoding HTH-type transcriptional activator IlvY → MDIRELQLFLHLAESCHFGRTSKAMHVSPSTLSRQIQRLEDQLGHPLFIRDNRSVKLTQAGEHLKQFAQQTLLQYQQLKHALNQQSPSLSGELRLFCSVTAAYSHLPQVLDKFRALHPLVEIKLTTGDAADAVEKVETKEADLGIAGKPEKLPDNVRFAKIGEIPLVLIAPSLPCAVRSMVTEEEPDWSTVPFILPEHGPSRKRIELWFKRHRIHNPLIYATVSGHEAIVSMVALGCGIALIPSVVVDNSPEPVRSRVSQLDNISMVEPFELGVCLLSKRLSEPLIKAFWELLPEHSI, encoded by the coding sequence ATGGATATTCGTGAACTACAACTGTTTTTGCACTTAGCAGAAAGCTGCCACTTTGGTCGAACGTCAAAGGCCATGCATGTCAGCCCATCCACACTATCAAGACAAATTCAGCGTTTAGAAGATCAATTGGGTCATCCTCTGTTCATCCGTGATAACCGTTCGGTAAAACTGACCCAAGCGGGTGAGCATCTCAAGCAATTTGCCCAGCAAACGCTGTTGCAATATCAGCAACTAAAACATGCTCTCAATCAGCAAAGCCCGTCATTAAGCGGGGAATTACGCCTATTTTGCTCAGTCACCGCCGCGTATAGTCATTTACCTCAAGTACTTGATAAATTTCGTGCTTTGCATCCACTCGTTGAAATAAAACTCACTACAGGCGATGCCGCAGATGCCGTTGAAAAAGTCGAAACCAAAGAAGCCGATTTAGGCATCGCAGGTAAACCTGAAAAATTGCCCGATAACGTGAGATTCGCAAAAATTGGGGAAATCCCCCTAGTACTTATTGCCCCATCACTGCCTTGTGCAGTACGGAGTATGGTGACTGAAGAGGAGCCTGATTGGTCTACAGTGCCATTTATTCTTCCTGAACATGGGCCCTCTCGTAAACGTATTGAATTATGGTTTAAGCGCCATAGAATCCATAACCCTTTGATTTACGCGACTGTTTCGGGTCATGAAGCCATTGTTTCTATGGTGGCATTGGGCTGCGGTATTGCATTGATACCGAGTGTCGTCGTCGATAATAGCCCCGAGCCTGTTCGTAGCCGTGTCTCTCAACTCGATAATATTTCGATGGTAGAACCATTTGAACTTGGCGTTTGCCTTCTCAGCAAACGCCTAAGTGAGCCATTAATTAAGGCATTCTGGGAATTGCTCCCAGAACACTCAATCTAA